In Mesoplodon densirostris isolate mMesDen1 chromosome 5, mMesDen1 primary haplotype, whole genome shotgun sequence, a single window of DNA contains:
- the LOC132490473 gene encoding dipeptidase 2-like, protein MGGEPCRWVACVDRQNPITRPSQTRLCRPAWPCEACGPGGLEGPRARSQRPLLCLLPLLGLLLLPVNGVQTTPGTSSTPSPRESTRALMRDFPLVDGHNDMLLVLRQFYHHGLQDVNLCNFSHSRTSLDRLKDGLVGAQFWSSYVPCQTHERDAVHLTLEQIDLIRLMCASYSELELVTSVNALNNTRKLACLIGVEGGHSLDRSLSILRTFYALGVSYVTLTHTCNTPWAQSSAKGIHPFYSNVNQLTGFGKKVVAEMNRLVLTVDLSHVSDAVARRALEVSQAPVIFSHSAARGMCKNTRNVPDDILQLLKNGGIVMVSLSMRVLQCNPLANVSTVADHFDHIRAVIGCKFIGIGRDYDGAGQFPQGLEDVSIYPVLIEELLGRGWSEEELWDVLRGKARRVFRQVEQICWVREENEGQSPLEDDFPDEQLGSSCRSFLPHLHQREDLAPDQKLTRADSWEFSKSCPHLFPGLTVIAAFPVLIVWLW, encoded by the exons ATGGGAGGCGA GCCGTGCCGCTGGGTGGCCTGTGTCGACAGGCAGAACCCCATCACCCGCCCCTCTCAGACCCGCCTCTGCAGGCCTGCCTGGCCCTGCGAAGCTTGCGGCCCCGGGGGCCTCGAAGGTCCCCGCGCACGCAGCCAGCGGCCTCTGCTGTGTCTGCTACCCCTGCTGGGTCTGCTGCTGCTGCCGGTAAACGGCGTGCAGACCACGCCGGGCACCTCCAGCACCCCAAGTCCGCGGGAGAGCACGCGGGCCCTGATGCGGGACTTCCCGCTTGTGGACGG CCACAACGACATGCTCCTGGTCCTGAGGCAGTTTTACCACCACGGGCTACAGGATGTTAATCTGTGCAATTTCAGCCATAGTCGGACCAGCTTGGACAGGCTGAAAGACGGTCTCGTGGGTGCCCAG TTCTGGTCATCCTACGTCCCATGCCAGACCCACGAACGGGATGCTGTGCACCTCACCCTGGAGCAAATTGACCTCATTCGCCTCATGTGTGCCTCCTATTCTGAGCTGGAGCTTGTGACCTCAGTTAATG CTCTCAACAATACCCGGAAGTTGGCTTGCCTCATTGGTGTGGAGGGCGGCCACTCACTGGACCGTAGCCTCTCCATCTTGCGTACCTTCTATGCGCTGGGTGTGAGCTACGTGACACTCACGCACACCTGCAACACACCCTG GGCACAGAGCTCAGCAAAGGGTATCCACCCCTTCTACAGCAATGTCAATCAGCTGACCGGCTTTGGCAAG AAGGTGGTGGCAGAAATGAACCGCCTGGTTTTGACGGTGGACTTGTCCCATGTCTCGGATGCTGTGGCACGGCGAGCTCTAGAAGTGTCACAGGCACCTGTCATCTTCTCCCACTCAGCTGCCCGGGGTATGTGCAAGAACACTCGGAATGTTCCTGATGATATCCTGCAGCTTCTG AAGAACGGTGGCATCGTGATGGTGTCCTTGTCCATGCGGGTGCTGCAGTGCAACCCGTTAGCCAATGTGTCTACTGTGGCAG ATCACTTCGACCACATCAGGGCAGTCATTGGATGCAAGTTCATCGGGATTGGCAGAGATTATGACGGGGCTGGCCA GTTCCCACAGGGGCTGGAGGATGTGTCCATATACCCGGTACTGATAGAGGAGTTGCTGGGGCGTGGCTGGAGTGAGGAAGAGCTCTGGGATGTGCTTCGAGGAAAGGCACGGCGGGTCTTCAGACAGGTGGAACAGATCTGCTGG GTACGGGAGGAGAACGAGGGACAGAGTCCCTTGGAGGATGACTTCCCAGATGAGCAGCTGGGCAGCTCTTGCCGCTCCTTCCTCCCACATCTGCATCAGAGAGAAGATCTGGCTCCAGACCAGAAACTAACCAGAGCTGATTCGTGGGAATTCTCAAAATCTTGCCCCCACTTATTCCCAGGCCTCACAGTTATTGCTGCTTTCCCAGTCCTCATTGTTTGGCTCTGGTGA